A stretch of Cheilinus undulatus linkage group 20, ASM1832078v1, whole genome shotgun sequence DNA encodes these proteins:
- the arg1 gene encoding arginase-1, whose amino-acid sequence MSVMMRSARRLRQLVGGARSLHQHAHGQRTVGVIGAPFCKGQPRGGVEKGPDLIRAAGLISRLQEQGVAVKDYGNLKFDDVVDPEPIGMLKNVLAVGSANQRLSEAVQEVKKEGKTAVMLGGDHSLAIGSIHGHSAAVGDLSVVWVDAHSDINTPLTTTTGNLHGQPVSFLLYELLSKVPTLPNFSWLKPCVSARDLVYIGLRDIDPGEHYILKELGVKMYSMTEVDQLGVERVMEETCDYIAARGNKPIHLSYDVDAIDPSKTPATGTPVVGGLSYREGVYITEYLCETGLLSAVDLVEVNPLLGKTQEDVQSTVSTAVDLLLGCFGRRREGNHPLGYVLPEP is encoded by the exons atgtcagtcatgatgAGGAGCGCGAGGAGGCTGCGGCAGCTGGTCGGCGGCGCGAGGAGCCTTCATCAGCACGCTCACGGCCAGAGGACCGTGGGGGTCATCGGGGCCCCTTTCTGCAAGGGACAG CCCCGCGGAGGAGTGGAGAAAGGACCTGACCTGATCCGAGCTGCAGGACTCATCAGCAGGCTGCAAGAGCAAG GTGTTGCAGTGAAGGATTATGGGAACCTGAAATTTGATGATGTTGTGGACCCCGAGCCGATTGGGATGCTGAAAAACGTGCTGGCGGTGGGCAGCGCCAACCAGAGGCTGTCGGAGGCGGTGCAGGAGGTGAAGAAGGAGGGGAAGACGGCCGTGATGCTGGGAGGAGACCACAG TCTGGCCATCGGCTCCATCCACGGTCACTCTGCAGCCGTCGGCGATCTGAGCGTGGTTTGGGTCGACGCCCACTCCGATATCAACACGCCGCTGACCACAACGACAGGAAACCTGCACGGACAGCCCGTCTCCTTCCTGCTGTACGAGCTGCTCTCTAAG GTTCCCACTCTGCCAAACTTCTCGTGGCTCAAACCGTGCGTGTCAGCCAGGGATCTGGTCTACATCGGACTGAGAGACATCGACCCTGGAGAGCA ctacATCCTGAAGGAGCTTGGAGTGAAGATGTACTCCATGACTGAGGTGGACCAGCTGGGTgtggagagagtgatggaggagaCATGTGACTACATCGCTGCCAG AGGGAATAAACCGATCCATCTGAGCTACGACGTGGATGCCATTGACCCTTCCAAGACCCCGGCAACCGGGACACCAGTAGTGGGCGGGCTGAGCTACAGAGAGGGCGTCTACATCACAGAATACCTCTGTGAGACGG GTCTCCTGTCTGCCGTGGATCTGGTGGAAGTGAATCCTCTGCTGGGTAAGACACAGGAGGACGTTCAGTCCACCGTCAGCACGGCGGTTGACCTGCTGCTTGGCTGTTTTGGACGCCGCCGTGAGGGAAACCACCCTCTGGGGTATGTGCTACCTGAGCCATAA